The Mauremys reevesii isolate NIE-2019 linkage group 1, ASM1616193v1, whole genome shotgun sequence genome has a segment encoding these proteins:
- the GXYLT1 gene encoding glucoside xylosyltransferase 1 isoform X3, with amino-acid sequence MPYDFMKTQPAEKMHLAVVACGERLEETVTMLKSAIIFSIQPLQFHIFAEGQLHNSFKGILNGLPYQGKFNYTVYPITFPTESAAEWKKLFKPCASQRLFLPLILKDVDSLLYVDTDILFLRPVDDIWSFLKKFNSTQIAAMAPEHEEPRIGWYNRFARHPYYGITGINSGVMLMNMTRIRRKYFKNDMTTARLQWGEILMPLLKKYKLNITWGDQDLLNIMFFHNPESLFVFPCQWNYRPDHCIYGSNCKEAEEKGIFILHGNRGVYHDDKQPTFRVIYEAIKKYSFGDDLVNFLLQPLELELQKTMHTYCGRIYKVFIKQLTKSIRDIYDRRSKGS; translated from the exons atatgattttatgaaaactcAGCCTGCTGAGAAGATGCATCTAGCAGTGGTTGCCTGTGGTGAAAGGCTGGAGGAGACTGTTACTATGTTGAAATCAGCCATTATTTTCAGCATCCAACCTCTACAGTTTCATATTTTTGCAGAGGGCCAACTGCACAACAGCTTCAAAGGCATA CTCAATGGTTTGCCATATCAAGGAAAATTTAATTATACCGTATACCCAATAACATTTCCGACTGAGAGCGCAGCAGAATGGAAGAAACTGTTTAAACCCTGTGCTTCACAAAGGCTGTTCTTGCCA TTAATCCTCAAAGATGTGGATTCGTTACTGTATGTTGATACTGACATCCTGTTTTTGAGACCTGTTGATGATATTTGGTCTTTTCTGAAAAAATTTAATTCCACACAAATTGCTGCAATGGCACCAGAACACGAGGAACCTCGTATTGGATGGTATAATCGCTTTGCTAGACACCCATATTATGGAATAACTGGAATAAATTCTGGAGTAATGCTAATGAATATGACCCGTATAAGAAGAAAGTATTTCAAG aatGATATGACAACTGCTcggctgcagtggggagaaatTCTTATGCCATTGCTTAAAAAATATAAACTAAACATAACATGGGGTGATCAAGATCTGTTGAATATTATGTTTTTTCATAATCCAG AGAGCCTATTTGTCTTTCCCTGTCAATGGAATTATCGTCCTGACCACTGCATTTATGGAAGCAATTGTAAGGAAGCTGAAGAAAAAGGAATATTTATTCTTCATGGAAACAGAGGTGTTTACCATGATGATAAACAACCAACTTTTAGGGTTATATATGAAGCAATAAAAAAA TATTCCTTTGGTGATGACCTGGTTAATTTCCTGTTACAGCCCCTAGAACTGGAACTGCAGAAGACAATGCATACATACTGTGGAAGAATATACAAAGTGTTCATAAAGCAGCTAACAAAAAGCATAAGAGATATTTATGATAGAAGATCAAAGGGAAGTTGA